aattagtttgtttgtttgcttgttttaatcaattttaaatcatgctttttatttgtttttgtttctaatgtctctgtaaagcactttgaatcaccttgttgttgaattgtgctatacaaataaacttgccttgccttgcctaaagTAAAGGTGGTCCAGTATTAGAGTGTGTGACTTTAGCTGGGTGGATATTGTATAAAAGCAACCCTGCACCCATGTAAAAGGAAACACTTATTTCATACCTGGAGTGAACCACAGTTGGTGCTTTGCCCCCTTCTCTCTCTATGTGCTGTCTCACCAGTCCTCTGAACTGGATCAGGATCTCTGTGCACTCTGGGACTCCATGATCAGGCCAGGCAGTAAAGTGGAAATGTTTAACTGTCTGTTCTTCTGAGGTTTTTCTCTGTGAGGAACATTCATATACAGTTACTTTAGGCCTATGTCTTGATATACAGCATAATATTTTAGGTATCAATCAACCATTAttcttttaaaagcaacattaaCAGTTAAAGCCTTCAGTGTTTTCTATTCATGTTTTCTAGCCTTACTTAGTACcatctacacacacactcagaagaTATAAGTAAGTTTTTATACATCTTTCAGGTTGAATTCTCTCAGCGTCCAGTTGGTCTCCTGTTGCTCAGATCTCATGGTGACCAACAGCTCTCCATAAAGGCATGACTTGCTGTCTGCAGGCCAGTATTGTTCACACCTGGTCTAGAAAAAtgagcaaaaagcaaaaaaaatacacatacaaaatgtattttaatcatAGATCTTGATCTGTTCTTTGTGAAGTAACATGTTTCCTCCTGACAACAACTTCCTTAAAAGACcatcaataaaacattttaagattttCCTGAAGACTTACCCGCCCTCCTTCAATGCAGTTGGTTACCATAACGATCCTCTTAACTCTTTGTTCCCAAATCATTCTCCAGAAATCATTAACAGTAGAGGGCAGAGGGCCCTGAGTGGCAATGTACTCTCTGTTACTGCTGTAGCCCTGAAAAGCAGTGGACAAagttaatccatccatccattcgcttccgcttatccttttcagggtcgcaggggacAAAGTTAATATGTAGACTAATTTAGCTTGTATATCTTCTGCTCgttatagaaatgaaaaaagaaagctcATGAAATCGCACAAAGGTGCTTGTTTATATGCTTTCTGTATGGTGTAGTTATAAAGAGATCTTCACTGAACTTTATCTTAATGTAACACTTACCGGCATGTAATTGGCATTGATATAGTCTGAAATTCCATCAGGATCTGATGTAGTTAGCTTCACACGACACCAGTCATCTAATATGAGAAAACAGGTGATTTAACTCCAGTGCACCTCCAGTAGTCCTGACATAGACTGCTAGACTGAGCTCACAACAGCACGGTTCAACAGTCAGAGGAGAGACTCACATGGCAAGACGTTATTGAAACGATTCTTCGCTTTGTTTTCAGGTAGAATAGCAGTCTTTCGTGTCTGGTCTGTTCCAGCAGGAGCGAGGCACTGCATGAACGTAGCAGATAACAAAGCATGAAACTGAGATACTGGCCatcataaaacaaataaaatggtaagaaataaaacagtaaagacacaaaaacaggaacacacagaagcagaagaggaaaaaaaatcttgatcTTTTTATGCACCTCATATTCCTCGCTGAAGCCTCTGTTCTCGTCCAAACTCAGCTGATGGAAGTGGTCCGGAAACTTTGCAGCAGGAATagatctaaaaataaataaataaataaaacataactctctcaattttattaattaattttgccataattaatgtttttcttcattgtGGGTAATTgtcattgtaaaaaaaacacttacTTGCTCTGTGTGTTAGATACTTTGGATCCACCAATGAATGAAGACTTCTTTCTGCTGCAGGATCAAAATTAAGACATTAAATTTGATAAatgtattaatttaatttactttattcttGTCGGTGAAGTGAGACCCACCTAATAATATCTGGTCTTTTGAGGAAAATTAAGACAACCAGAGCAACCAGGAGACCAAAAAGAAGCACACCAAATACGGACCCTGCAATAACTCCTAAAGGGAGCAAAAGCATAGTTAGCAATGAAGTTGAAAAGTTTAgaggtttattttttacactTGCGTGAAATGAAACAATCAAGTCAAAGTTGAAAATACTGTATACTGTTATGATTACAAGCAGCAACATGGTAATATAGTTACTTTTACTCACCCCTTGGATCAGTTTGGCAGTAAAACACATGCGGTTCAGAACTCCTCACCCCAGACATTGAAGTTACAGACACTTTATATTTTTTGGCAGGTTGGAATCCATTGATTGTGATCTCAGTTTCAGGACTAGCTACTGTGTGAGTCTTTCCAGTCACATTCACCTCCGCATTAGTCCACTCGCCCTCTGGGTCTGTCCATTTAATAAGAACAGAGTATCCAGCTGCCCAGTACTCACAGTGAGCATTTAGATTAGGAGGAACTgagtaaaacaagaaaaaggttTTACAGTCAAAACTAAAGCAGAAAATATATGACTTATAGTAAATATAATGAAACTTTTTATACTACAAAACTTTGTTCTaaagtagaaaaagtagaaatttGTTCTAAAGTAGAAAGATTATTTGTCTTACTTTTAGGTCAAAGCAGTGCTCTTATTCTTTAAAaagttaataataaatttttggattttcatataaaaacaaagaatgaagACCTCAAACTTAGACATTGAAAGAATTACTCAGTCTgtatataattataattaaaaaacaatctGTAGTAATGATTGATTAACAGCTCAAGTCACAAAAATAATTCCTGCCTTACAGAAGTTAGAATTTTCTGTTTtagcctttttaatttgttgagATTATTTATCAAAACTAATAAGTtagttaataataaaatgatactTGGTTGAAACTCATGTATTCATACTGAATCATATTAAATATGTGTGTTAACCTGTGGTATATAAATTgtacataaaattatttttctgcaATAAACTTTTTCAAGATTAAAATTTGAATGCAagagtaaaaattaaaaactaaatcACAAGAATTCACACTTCATCTTTCAGGAAGTTATTACTTTAAGTTCTTAAATACTAATTTACAGATTCTAGTCCTTCAAATGGTTTCTGTTGTACTCACGAATTGTTAATTTGTGTTCACACTGCAAGAAAACTCTGGAAGACTTTTCATAGACAAGAGAGATGTTATAGGTGGCACCAGGGTAAAGTCCAGTAAACGACACATTTTCACGTCCATCACTGATATGAACGTTAGATCCATTACGGGCCGTTGCGGTCGAAAACAAGCCTTCAATCTTTGCTTTGATTGATGAGTTGGTAACTTTCCAGTCTGCACTGGCACAGTCGATGGCTGAAAGGGGTGAGAAAATAGTTATACGCAAGAACCTGATTCTTTTTTTATACAACTCATTGAATAGAGACAAGAAAAAGTTATAAAAGTCTAACACAGAGATGTTTTGGGGGTTTGTTTACCTGTTACTGTGAAATTCGTATAAGGAGTGCTCCTGAGTCCAGCAAACACTGTGGTTAAGCTGAAATCATACTGTGATCCAGGCTGAAGAGATGTCACTACTTTTCTGATTGTATCTGAGGAGACGTCTGACACACTACTTGGCACATCACCATTGATTTGAAGCTCGTATTGCCAGGCTTTATTCATGTTCTCCCACTCTAGAGTTATGCTGTTAGCAAATCGTTCAGTCACACTGACCCAAGGCACCACTGGTggaactgaaaaaacaaaaacaaaactcagaaGTGGAATTtgttcatctttttcttttaaaatgaaatacagGAGTATAGAGCTAGTTCAGTTATCACAAGCTTTTACATACTTAAGCCTGAATAGGTGTGTGAGCTAAATGGCACTCAGCATTAAAATTAATTGAATAAATAATAACTATatatacaaataataaaataattacatataaaatataataattaagCATGCTGCTTGCTAAGAGCACATCATTCATATTTTCTGCTCTATTACAAGCACAAGCCTATCATCAGGGTTAGATGCACACTTCCTTCTTCTCAGAGATATGGTTGGTGGGTGGAGCCTTGATGGATAAATGGCACTGCAGGCCAGAAGGAAAACATGGACATTTCACTTGGACTTATATTGCCCTTTTAAATATATTGTATCAGGAGCTAAAGATGAAATAAAGACAATTttacaaaggaaaacaaacagtttaaaaaaacccacttGATTACATACCTGTCGGTGCACTAAAGTTGTATCCAGAGCTgctgacgttctcaaacacagtAAAGAGGGTAAAATTGTAGTTTGTCCCAGCAGTCAGAGAAGAGACCACACATGTAACTGATGCACCTGATGTCGTGCATCCGTCCATGTCATTCTTGCCAATAACAATACTACCGCTGTCATATTCTAGGATGTATGTTAGCATGTCGTTAACCTTCTCCCACATCAGAGTTATACTGTTCTCATTTTGTGTCACAGTCACATTCTGGACATTTTTTGGAGCTGAAAGAGGACAAAGAATGATTTCGGAAGCATAAATAGATGTTACTTTTTCCTTTCAAGGCACTCATAGTGACAAAGCAACACACATAGGGgagatagttgtaacgtgggtcagttgtaacacttccaatttctccaatcagggctaataTGTTcagggttggaatatgttcaaaagctagatttttgcattctgtcacacacacacatagctacataaatggctctaagtgcattcatgtgttgaataaacaaagattacatgttaatgttttgttagtacccttatttcattgtgttacattttaccccaggatatgttacaactaacccagactatggggttaattgtaacatttcactcttcgtgtttgagaccataccatgcaatgggtaattgtgctgcagagaaaatagctgcactatttaatagcagagacatgtaaatactttgcattacattttgaatccactaccttaaaagagcttcaatttacagacagaaatgtcaaaaatgttacaactatccccggtctcccctatgttaataaataaatgaagctcTGGTCTCATTTAGTCTGATTCAAATGCAGTTGCTGTGAATTATAAGGAGCTAAAGATGAAATAAAGACAATTTTACAAATTCTGATTCACAAATGACATCCTTAAGTAACCATTTTGGTTTCCTAAGTTTTAGTAAGGATGTATTCTGGGATGTTTTTAACCTTTTCCCACTGCAGTGTTATGCTCATCTCATTTTGATGCAccacagtcacattattaacacTTTGTGGTAAGATAACAGCGGAAAGTGgctttgacaaaaaaaatctctcCATCAGCTAAAGTTTCAAGTACTAATGAGGCGTCCATCTGGGCTAATTTATCTATAATACAGAAAATATGTCTTACCACCATCAGTGACTGCGATGCAGTTtactccactgcttctgacaTTTCCAAACACAGTGAAGAGAGTGAAATTGTATCTGGTTCCACTGGTCAAGTCTGACACTCTGTATTCGTTTTCAGAATTACTAATATTGATCTTGCTCCCATTAAACGCAAGAATGTATTTGTCGATGTTGAGGACTGTTTTCCACTCCAGAGTTATGCTGGTCTCATCTTGTCCATTTTTCTTAAAGTCGTCAGCATTACGAGGAGCTAGAATAGAAAAACGCACAAACAAGAAACTGTAACAACATTTTCTGTCAGACACAGAAACATGGAGCGAGGCTTcagtttcagtatttttatCAGTCCTTTTGAAAAATATTAGGTGAGCTACACTCTTCTGTTTCTGAGAAACCTTAAACATCATTATAGAGCTCTGCCCTTGTTCATGTTGTAGAGGAGCATCAACTGTGGAACATTTTAAAGGACTATGACtgttttagatgtttttaaTCTGTTAGCCTCCACCAGGTTAGCAGTAAGCAGTCTAGGATTATAGGTCGGGTTAGTACTTGACATATTCAAATTGGAAAATTTGACAAATGTTTATGTTATTATTCTGTAGGATGTATTCTGGGATGTTTTTAACCTTGTTCCACTCCAGTGGTATACTCATCTCATTTTGATGCAccacagtcacattattaacacTTTGTAGAGCTAAAGATAAGAGAGGAAAGTggctttgatttaaaaaaaaaacacacaaaaaaaaacaacaactctccATCAGCTAAAGTTTCAAGTACTAATGAGCCGGTCCATCCTGGTTTATCTGTCTATGTTAGAGAAAATATATCTTACCAGTGACTGCGATGCAGTTtactccactgcttctgacaTTTCCAAACACAGTGAAGAGAGTGAAAGTGTATCTGGTTCCACTGGTCAAATTTAACACTCTGTATTCTTTTTCAGAATTACTAATGTTGATCTCTCTTTCATTAAACACAAGAATATAATTGTTGATGTTGGGGACTGTTTTCCACTCCAGAGTTATGCTGGTCTCATTTTGATGCAccacagtcacattattaacacTTTGTGGAGCTAAAGATAACAGAGGAAAGCGGttttgataaacaaacaaacaaaaaaaaacacacaaaaaaaaacaacaactctccATCAGCTAAAGTTTCAAGTACTAATGAGCCGGTCCATCCTGGTTTATCTGTCTATGTTAGAGAAATTACATCTCACCAGTAACTGCGATGCAGTTtactccactgcttctgacaTTATCAAACACAGTGAAGAGAGTGAAATTGTATCTGGTTCCACTGGTCAAATTTAACACTCTGTATTCTTTTTCAGAATTACTAATGTTGATCTTGCTCCCATTAAACGCAAGAATGTATTTGTCGATGTTGGGGACTGTTTTCCACCCCAGATTTATGCTGGTCTCATCTTGTCCATTTTTCTTAAAGTCATCAGCATTACGAGGAGCTAGAATAGAAAAACGCACAAACAAGAAACTGTAACAACATTTTCTGTCAGACACAGAAACATGGAGCGAGGCTTcagtttcagtatttttatCAGTCCTTTTGAAAAATATTAGGTGAGCTACACTCTTCTGTTTCTGAGAAACCTTAAACATCATTATAGAGCTCTGCCCTTGTTCATGTTGTAGAGGAGCATCAACTGTGGAACATTTTAAAGGACTATGACtgttttagatgtttttaaTCTGTTAGCCTCCACCAGGTTAGCAGTAAGCAGTCTAGGATTATAGGTCGGGTTAGTATTTGACATATTCAAATTGGAAAATTTGACAAATGTTTATGTTATTATTCTGTAGGATGTATTCTGGGATGTTTTTAACCTTGTTCCACTCCAGTGGTATACTCATCTCATTTTGATGCAccacagtcacattattaacacTTTGTGGAGCTAAAGATAACAGAGGAAAGTggctttgattaaaaaaaacacacacacacacaaaaaacatcaaCTCTCCATCAGCTAACGTTTCAAGTACTAATGAGCCGGTCCATCCTGGTTTATCTGTCTATGTTAGAGAAAATATATCTTACCAGTGACTGCGATGCAGTTtactccactgcttctgacaTTTCCAAACACAGTGAAGAGAGTGAAAGTGTATCTGGTTCCACTGGTCAAATTTAACACTCTGTATTCTTTTTCAGAATTACTAATGTTGATCTCTCTTTCATTAAACACAAGAATATAATTGTTGATGTTGGGGACTGTTTTCCACTCCAGAGTTATGCTGGTCTCATTTTGATGCAccacagtcacattattaacacTTTGTGGAGCTAAAGATAACAGAGGAAAGCGGttttgataaacaaacaaacaaaaaaaaacacacaaaaaaaaacaacaactctccATCAGCTAAAGTTTCAAGTACTAATGAGCCGGTCCATCCTGGTTTATCTGTCTATGTTAGAGAAATTACATCTCACCAGTAACTGCGATGCAGTTtactccactgcttctgacaTTATCAAACACAGTGAAGAGAGTGAAATTGTATCTGGTTCCACTGGTCAAATTTAACACTCTGTATTCTTTTTCAGAATTACTAATGTTGATCTTGCTCCCATTAAACGCAAGAATGTATTTGTCGATGTTGGGGACTGTTTTCCACCCCAGATTTATGCTGGTCTCATCTTGTCCATTTTTCTTAAAGTCATCAGCATTACGAGGAGCTAGAATAGAAAAACGCACAAACAAGAAACTGTAACAACATTTTCTGTCAGACACAGAAACATGGAGCGAGGCTTcagtttcagtatttttatCAGTCCTTTTGAAAAATATTAGGTGAGCTACACTCTTCTGTTTCTGAGAAACCTTAAACATCATTATAGAGCTCTGCCCTTGTTCATGTTGTAGAGGAGCATCAACTGTGGAACATTTTAAAGGACTATGACtgttttagatgtttttaaTCTGTTAGCCTCCACCAGGTTAGCAGTAAGCAGTCTAGGATTATAGGTCGGGTTAGTATTTGACATATTCAAATTGGAAAATTTGACAAATGTTTATGTTATTATTCTGTAGGATGTATTCTGGGATGTTTTTAACCTTGTTCCACTCCAGTGGTATACTCATCTCATTTTGATGCAccacagtcacattattaacacTTTGTGGAGCTAAAGATAACAGAGGAAAGTggctttgattaaaaaaaacacacacacacacaaaaaacatcaaCTCTCCATCAGCTAACGTTTCAAGTACTAATGAGCCGGTCCATCCTGGTTTATCTGTCTATGTTAGAGAAAATATATCTTACCAGTGACTGCGATGCAGTTtactccactgcttctgacaTTTCCAAACACAGTGAAGAGAGTGACATTGTATCTGGTTCCACTGGTCAAATTTAACACTCTGTATTCGTTTTCAGAATTACTAATGTTGATCTCTCTTTCATTAAATGCAAGAATGTATTTGTCGATGTTGGGGACTGTTTTCCACTCCAGAGTTATGCTGGTCTCATTTTGACCAACGGCCTCGAATTCTTCAGCATTACGAGGAGCTagaatagaaaaacacacacaaaagaaactaAAACAATGTTCCCAACAACATCTtgtattttgtttatgttttaattAGACTGAATGTTTTGTTCAGTGCTCACTAACCTGTCACAGCACTGAATCTGTATCCACTGCTGTTGAGTCCATCAGACGTGGTGAAGAGAGTGAATATGTAGTTTGTCCCAGCAGTCAGAGAAGTGACCACATGTACTATGGGTCcttcttcagttttattaatatcttcTGTTATATTACCATATTGCAGGATGTATGTTGGGATGTTCTTAACCTTGTTCCAGGTCAGAGTTATACTGTTCTCATTTTGTGTGGTCACATCCACTCTGTCAACATTATCtggagctgaaaaagaaaagacacacaGTGGTTGTAGttcaaaaaaagtttaaaaaagaacaagaactgAAGCACTGACTATACTGCTTTCACTCCTTTTTTGTTACATTGTCAGGAGCTGTGATGATTTGAGAGTGGTGTTCACCTTTTACCACAATAAAAACCCAGAATGACATTCACTTCAGTTTTACCGATCACCAACAAAAGTCTAGTATAGTGTTTCATTCTTACGGGCTTTTGCTGTTGTAGATGTTGTTTGCACTGTTGAAGTCTGTGGAGTGGGATTTGTTTGAGCCAGTGGAgtaaatgtttgtgttgtttgagTTAGTGGAGAGGTTTTTTGTGTTGTACCTGTCAGCAGATTGGTTCTTAGTCTTGtgcttgtttctgtttttgctgtaCTTTTCTGTCCTGCTGTCACTGTCGTCGTCACTGTTGATGTGATTGTTGTATTGGAGTCAGTTGTGCcctaaaagcagaaaaagagtgaaaaatacagaatctaaaatctgtgaaaaaaaatcaccattgAATACCCAGTTAACACGAGTCTGTGGCAGAGTCACAGAGCGATGTTTGCTGCTTTTAATTTCACATCTACATTATATCACAAACATTATGTGAACAGTAATACTTCGAGATATCCTCTGAGCTTTCTGCTTTATAAGAACAAAAACtttcactaaaaaaaaaaaaaaatgatgtgcaGGAAACAAATAAGTCAGTGTCAAATTATTTTAGCATTTTATGTGTCAGCTTCTACAACTAGCAACATCTATAACATAAAAATCACAGAGCTGGCAAAAAATCTATTAATTAAGTGTTTGCTTTTACTAAAAATGCAAATCATATGTattattatattgtatattataGCTACAGTTACTTACATTTACTGGCCTATGAAATATCTAACACATTTCTCCTCGGACACACTCTTTAAAATTCCACATCTGATTTGATTCAATCATTAAGTCTGTATCGTGTAAGTGTTTAAGATATTGTTGAATTTTCTTCTTTCATCCTCTTTTTGTTCTCAGAGGAAACAGATCGGTGTCGCAAAGAAGGAATAAATTCATGTTTCAAAATCTGGAAAAGTCCAGAATTTTCATGCCATTTAACAagattttgttgttcttgtatTTCTGTACAAACCAGTATTTCACAAAACATAACTATAGTGTTTTGAATACATAATGAAGCATGTCATGCATTTAGGCTTCACTGTGGTTTTGACTGCACTGCTTCCTTTTGTCGAGGGTAACCTACACTGAGCTTCACTATCTGATCACCATCAAAgtgaaaggtaaaaaaaaacttaccCAGAGTAGACTCAGGAAGACACAGAGCAACAAGTGGTCTGAGATAAGGGATAAAAGCTTCATCGTCTTCAGGACTCCTAACTGGCACACATACTTTGAACTTGTTcaattcctttgttttccccGGATAACCTTGTAGCTGCTATTTTCAGCACCTCTGCTGGTATGTTGACAAAAACCACAC
Above is a genomic segment from Maylandia zebra isolate NMK-2024a linkage group LG8, Mzebra_GT3a, whole genome shotgun sequence containing:
- the LOC101466896 gene encoding receptor-type tyrosine-protein phosphatase H isoform X4 → MMFKVSQKQKSVAHLIFFKRTDKNTETEASLHVSVSDRKCCYSFLFVRFSILAPRNADDFKKNGQDETSINLGWKTVPNIDKYILAFNGSKINISNSEKEYRVLNLTSGTRYNFTLFTVFDNVRSSGVNCIAVTAPQSVNNVTVVHQNETSITLEWKTVPNINNYILVFNEREINISNSEKEYRVLNLTSGTRYTFTLFTVFGNVRSSGVNCIAVTAPRNADDFKKNGQDETSINLGWKTVPNIDKYILAFNGSKINISNSEKEYRVLNLTSGTRYNFTLFTVFDNVRSSGVNCIAVTAPQSVNNVTVVHQNETSITLEWKTVPNINNYILVFNEREINISNSEKEYRVLNLTSGTRYTFTLFTVFGNVRSSGVNCIAVTAPRNADDFKKNGQDETSITLEWKTVLNIDKYILAFNGSKINISNSENEYRVSDLTSGTRYNFTLFTVFGNVRSSGVNCIAVTDGAPKNVQNVTVTQNENSITLMWEKVNDMLTYILEYDSGSIVIGKNDMDGCTTSGASVTCVVSSLTAGTNYNFTLFTVFENVSSSGYNFSAPTVPPVVPWVSVTERFANSITLEWENMNKAWQYELQINGDVPSSVSDVSSDTIRKVVTSLQPGSQYDFSLTTVFAGLRSTPYTNFTVTAIDCASADWKVTNSSIKAKIEGLFSTATARNGSNVHISDGRENVSFTGLYPGATYNISLVYEKSSRVFLQCEHKLTILPPNLNAHCEYWAAGYSVLIKWTDPEGEWTNAEVNVTGKTHTVASPETEITINGFQPAKKYKVSVTSMSGVRSSEPHVFYCQTDPRGVIAGSVFGVLLFGLLVALVVLIFLKRPDIISRKKSSFIGGSKVSNTQSKSIPAAKFPDHFHQLSLDENRGFSEEYECLAPAGTDQTRKTAILPENKAKNRFNNVLPYDWCRVKLTTSDPDGISDYINANYMPGYSSNREYIATQGPLPSTVNDFWRMIWEQRVKRIVMVTNCIEGGRTRCEQYWPADSKSCLYGELLVTMRSEQQETNWTLREFNLKDRKTSEEQTVKHFHFTAWPDHGVPECTEILIQFRGLVRQHIEREGGKAPTVVHSSAGVGRTGTIISLDVLLQQLEKEQAVGINAFVHKMRLSRPYMVQTESQYIFLHQCIMDSLQPKDTNEENIYEDICENTYETPDSIYVNATALQELHRHNRSSEQQTSPTLC
- the LOC101466896 gene encoding receptor-type tyrosine-protein phosphatase H isoform X3, which produces MKLLSLISDHLLLCVFLSLLWGTTDSNTTITSTVTTTVTAGQKSTAKTETSTRLRTNLLTAPDNVDRVDVTTQNENSITLTWNKVKNIPTYILQYGNITEDINKTEEGPIVHVVTSLTAGTNYIFTLFTTSDGLNSSGYRFSAVTAPRNAEEFEAVGQNETSITLEWKTVPNIDKYILAFNEREINISNSENEYRVLNLTSGTRYNVTLFTVFGNVRSSGVNCIAVTAPRNADDFKKNGQDETSINLGWKTVPNIDKYILAFNGSKINISNSEKEYRVLNLTSGTRYNFTLFTVFDNVRSSGVNCIAVTAPQSVNNVTVVHQNETSITLEWKTVPNINNYILVFNEREINISNSEKEYRVLNLTSGTRYTFTLFTVFGNVRSSGVNCIAVTAPRNADDFKKNGQDETSINLGWKTVPNIDKYILAFNGSKINISNSEKEYRVLNLTSGTRYNFTLFTVFDNVRSSGVNCIAVTAPQSVNNVTVVHQNETSITLEWKTVPNINNYILVFNEREINISNSEKEYRVLNLTSGTRYTFTLFTVFGNVRSSGVNCIAVTAPRNADDFKKNGQDETSITLEWKTVLNIDKYILAFNGSKINISNSENEYRVSDLTSGTRYNFTLFTVFGNVRSSGVNCIAVTDGAPKNVQNVTVTQNENSITLMWEKVNDMLTYILEYDSGSIVIGKNDMDGCTTSGASVTCVVSSLTAGTNYNFTLFTVFENVSSSGYNFSAPTVPPVVPWVSVTERFANSITLEWENMNKAWQYELQINGDVPSSVSDVSSDTIRKVVTSLQPGSQYDFSLTTVFAGLRSTPYTNFTVTAIDCASADWKVTNSSIKAKIEGLFSTATARNGSNVHISDGRENVSFTGLYPGATYNISLVYEKSSRVFLQCEHKLTILPPNLNAHCEYWAAGYSVLIKWTDPEGEWTNAEVNVTGKTHTVASPETEITINGFQPAKKYKVSVTSMSGVRSSEPHVFYCQTDPRGVIAGSVFGVLLFGLLVALVVLIFLKRPDIISRKKSSFIGGSKVSNTQSKSIPAAKFPDHFHQLSLDENRGFSEEYECLAPAGTDQTRKTAILPENKAKNRFNNVLPYDWCRVKLTTSDPDGISDYINANYMPGYSSNREYIATQGPLPSTVNDFWRMIWEQRVKRIVMVTNCIEGGRTRCEQYWPADSKSCLYGELLVTMRSEQQETNWTLREFNLKDRKTSEEQTVKHFHFTAWPDHGVPECTEILIQFRGLVRQHIEREGGKAPTVVHSSAGVGRTGTIISLDVLLQQLEKEQAVGINAFVHKMRLSRPYMVQTESQYIFLHQCIMDSLQPKDTNEENIYEDICENTYETPDSIYVNATALQELHRHNVNA
- the LOC101466896 gene encoding receptor-type tyrosine-protein phosphatase H isoform X1, whose translation is MKLLSLISDHLLLCVFLSLLWGTTDSNTTITSTVTTTVTAGQKSTAKTETSTRLRTNLLTAPDNVDRVDVTTQNENSITLTWNKVKNIPTYILQYGNITEDINKTEEGPIVHVVTSLTAGTNYIFTLFTTSDGLNSSGYRFSAVTAPRNAEEFEAVGQNETSITLEWKTVPNIDKYILAFNEREINISNSENEYRVLNLTSGTRYNVTLFTVFGNVRSSGVNCIAVTAPRNADDFKKNGQDETSINLGWKTVPNIDKYILAFNGSKINISNSEKEYRVLNLTSGTRYNFTLFTVFDNVRSSGVNCIAVTAPQSVNNVTVVHQNETSITLEWKTVPNINNYILVFNEREINISNSEKEYRVLNLTSGTRYTFTLFTVFGNVRSSGVNCIAVTAPRNADDFKKNGQDETSINLGWKTVPNIDKYILAFNGSKINISNSEKEYRVLNLTSGTRYNFTLFTVFDNVRSSGVNCIAVTAPQSVNNVTVVHQNETSITLEWKTVPNINNYILVFNEREINISNSEKEYRVLNLTSGTRYTFTLFTVFGNVRSSGVNCIAVTAPRNADDFKKNGQDETSITLEWKTVLNIDKYILAFNGSKINISNSENEYRVSDLTSGTRYNFTLFTVFGNVRSSGVNCIAVTDGAPKNVQNVTVTQNENSITLMWEKVNDMLTYILEYDSGSIVIGKNDMDGCTTSGASVTCVVSSLTAGTNYNFTLFTVFENVSSSGYNFSAPTVPPVVPWVSVTERFANSITLEWENMNKAWQYELQINGDVPSSVSDVSSDTIRKVVTSLQPGSQYDFSLTTVFAGLRSTPYTNFTVTAIDCASADWKVTNSSIKAKIEGLFSTATARNGSNVHISDGRENVSFTGLYPGATYNISLVYEKSSRVFLQCEHKLTILPPNLNAHCEYWAAGYSVLIKWTDPEGEWTNAEVNVTGKTHTVASPETEITINGFQPAKKYKVSVTSMSGVRSSEPHVFYCQTDPRGVIAGSVFGVLLFGLLVALVVLIFLKRPDIISRKKSSFIGGSKVSNTQSKSIPAAKFPDHFHQLSLDENRGFSEEYECLAPAGTDQTRKTAILPENKAKNRFNNVLPYDWCRVKLTTSDPDGISDYINANYMPGYSSNREYIATQGPLPSTVNDFWRMIWEQRVKRIVMVTNCIEGGRTRCEQYWPADSKSCLYGELLVTMRSEQQETNWTLREFNLKDRKTSEEQTVKHFHFTAWPDHGVPECTEILIQFRGLVRQHIEREGGKAPTVVHSSAGVGRTGTIISLDVLLQQLEKEQAVGINAFVHKMRLSRPYMVQTESQYIFLHQCIMDSLQPKDTNEENIYEDICENTYETPDSIYVNATALQELHRHNRSSEQQTSPTLC